The Synechocystis sp. PCC 7509 genome includes a window with the following:
- a CDS encoding NnrU family protein, which translates to MSLPVWLTPSHFIILGLLLGFAIAHSGLAALRTSVEKLIGARFYRVIFALVSLPLAVILVIYFFNHRYDGAQLWQVQGVPGVGNFVWIVSAISFLFLYPATFNLLEIAAIQKPEVHLFETGIIRITRHPQMVGQVLWCIAHTLWIGTSFTLVTSIGLVLHHLFGVWHGDRRLASRYGEAFEKVKSRTSIVPFLAMLRGQQTLKISEFIRPSYLGVAIFIIALWYSHPLLISSTSHVDW; encoded by the coding sequence ATGAGTTTACCTGTTTGGTTGACACCCAGCCATTTTATTATTTTGGGTCTTTTACTTGGATTTGCGATCGCCCACAGTGGTCTAGCAGCTTTACGAACATCAGTTGAAAAGCTTATTGGCGCTCGGTTTTATAGGGTTATTTTTGCTTTAGTTAGTCTACCGTTAGCTGTAATATTAGTTATCTATTTTTTTAACCATCGCTACGATGGCGCTCAACTTTGGCAAGTCCAAGGAGTTCCCGGTGTGGGAAACTTTGTTTGGATAGTGTCAGCGATTTCTTTTTTGTTTCTTTATCCAGCAACCTTTAATTTGCTAGAGATTGCGGCGATTCAAAAGCCCGAAGTCCATTTATTTGAAACGGGAATTATCCGCATTACTCGCCATCCACAAATGGTGGGACAAGTCTTGTGGTGTATAGCTCATACTCTATGGATTGGGACGAGTTTTACTTTAGTTACGTCTATTGGCTTAGTATTACATCACTTGTTTGGAGTTTGGCATGGCGATCGCCGTTTAGCATCCCGCTATGGTGAAGCTTTTGAAAAAGTTAAGTCTCGCACTTCTATCGTGCCTTTTTTAGCGATGCTGCGCGGACAACAGACTTTAAAAATTTCTGAATTTATTCGCCCGTCTTATCTAGGTGTCGCGATCTTTATCATTGCTTTATGGTACTCTCACCCGCTTTTAATTAGCTCAACAAGCCACGTTGATTGGTAA
- a CDS encoding thioredoxin family protein: MVLLVSDRTFEQEVLASPIPVLVNFGAPWCGLCHLIQPLLLQFHSQYNSQIKLVKVNADENFKLSNTYRLKTLPTLLLVENGQVRDRLEGFHNPNDLRLILEDIKISYSQPLNNSLKTDNWQHRRSA, translated from the coding sequence ATGGTGTTGTTAGTTAGCGATCGCACGTTTGAGCAAGAAGTATTAGCATCACCCATTCCGGTTTTAGTCAATTTTGGTGCGCCTTGGTGTGGTTTATGCCACCTGATTCAGCCGCTATTATTGCAATTTCATAGCCAATACAATAGTCAGATTAAACTGGTAAAAGTCAATGCTGATGAGAACTTCAAGCTCTCCAACACCTATCGACTGAAGACTCTACCTACCTTACTTTTAGTTGAAAATGGTCAAGTACGCGATCGCCTTGAGGGTTTTCATAACCCCAATGATTTACGGTTGATTCTAGAAGATATCAAGATTAGCTATTCGCAACCGCTAAATAACTCTTTAAAAACTGACAATTGGCAACATCGGCGTTCGGCTTAA